Proteins from one Pithys albifrons albifrons isolate INPA30051 chromosome 2, PitAlb_v1, whole genome shotgun sequence genomic window:
- the SNX3 gene encoding sorting nexin-3 isoform X2, producing MAETIADTRRLISKPQNLNDAYGPPSNFLEIDVGNPQTVGVGRGRFTTYEIRVKTNLPIFKLKESTVRRRYSDFEWLRNELERESKGCWPPTGTERALSSHVLTR from the exons ATGGCAGAGACGATCGCGGACACCCGGCGGCTGATCAGCAAGCCGCAGAACCTGAACGACGCCTACGGGCCGCCCAGCAACTTCCTGGAGATCGACGTGGGCAACCCGCAGACAGTGGGGGTGGGCCGCGGCCGCTTCACCACCTACGAGATCCGCGTCAAG ACAAATCTACCTATCTTCAAATTGAAAGAGTCTACGGTCAGAAGAAGATATAGTGACTTTGAATGGCTAAGGAATGAACtagaaagagaaagcaag GGTTGCTGGCCACCCACTGGCACAGAACGAGCGCTGTCTTCACATGTTCTTACAAGATGA
- the SNX3 gene encoding sorting nexin-3 isoform X1, giving the protein MAETIADTRRLISKPQNLNDAYGPPSNFLEIDVGNPQTVGVGRGRFTTYEIRVKTNLPIFKLKESTVRRRYSDFEWLRNELERESKVVVPPLPGKALLRQLPFRGDDGIFDDSFIEERKQALEQFINKVAGHPLAQNERCLHMFLQDEVIDKNYTPSKIRHT; this is encoded by the exons ATGGCAGAGACGATCGCGGACACCCGGCGGCTGATCAGCAAGCCGCAGAACCTGAACGACGCCTACGGGCCGCCCAGCAACTTCCTGGAGATCGACGTGGGCAACCCGCAGACAGTGGGGGTGGGCCGCGGCCGCTTCACCACCTACGAGATCCGCGTCAAG ACAAATCTACCTATCTTCAAATTGAAAGAGTCTACGGTCAGAAGAAGATATAGTGACTTTGAATGGCTAAGGAATGAACtagaaagagaaagcaag GTTGTGGTACCACCTCTACCAGGAAAAGCTCTTCTCCGTCAGCTCCCCTTCCGAGGAGATGATGGTATATTTGATGATTCCTTTATAGAGGAAAGGAAGCAGGCTCTTGAACAATTCATAAACAA GGTTGCTGGCCACCCACTGGCACAGAACGAGCGCTGTCTTCACATGTTCTTACAAGATGAAGTAATAGACAAAAACTACACACCATCCAAAATAAGACATACATGA